In Deltaproteobacteria bacterium, the sequence GCAAAAACGAACCTGTCTCTCGAGTTCAAGCTGATCATGGCTTCGATGGTGCTCGCGCTGCTCACGATCGGACTGGGCGGAGTGGCTGTCTACAAGGTCAGCGAGGACGCAATCAAGGTGGATGCGCAGAGGAACGCCCGGCTGCTGGCGTCCCAGCTGGCGACGATCCGCGGTACCGGCGCGGAGGCGGTGCGGCCCCTCCACGACCTGCTGGAATCGGCGAAGGTGGAGACGTTCGGCGCTTCCTGGGTAATGGACCGCAACGGCTTCCTCGTCGCTCACATGGCCCCCAAGTTCCGGAACCTGGTGGAGGCGCAGACATACATCGGCGATACCGTCGTCGAGCTCCACGCGGCGGAGCAGCCGATCCAGCAGTTGGGCGAAAAGAACATCATGCACCGGGTGAAGCTCCAGGAGCTGATAGAGAAGTTCGACGGAGGGTTCGGCACGTACCATTTTCTGGGGGAGAACAAGATCCTCGCCTTCCGCGTGATGAAGGACCGCGGATGGCTCGTCGCGGTCGACCAGCCGATCAGCACGGCTTTCTCGGAGCTGACGCGCCTGAAAAAAGTCATCGTCACCACCTGCATCGTCATATCCATCCTCGTTATGGCGTTCAGCTCGTTCGCGGTCCGGATGATCATCCGGCCGTATTACCGCGAACAGGAGAAGTCGAACTTGCGGCTGGAGATGATGAACCAGGAGTTGGAAGCGTCCCGCCGCAAGCTGGAGAAGGCGGGGGACAGCCTGATGCGGCTGTACGACCTGAGCATCGCCATGCAGTATTCCGGTTTCCTCGAATCGCATCTTCCGCTGGTGCTCGGCGTGGCGCAGGAACGGTTCGAGGTCGACCGTATCCTGCTCATGATGCCGGATGCGGAAGGGAAGTTCTTGCGGTGCGCGGCCTCCGTGGGCAACGTCTTCGAATCCGAGGACAAGATTTTCGTTCCGATCTCGCTGGAAGGCGGCGGCTTCGCCCGGGCCTACCGGTCGAAGCGCGCAGTCTTCTGGGACGGGACCGAGGCGGTGCCGGAATACCTTAAATTCCGCCCCCCCTACGACAAGGTCCGTTCGCTGCGGTCGAAGGCGTTCGCCATCTTCCCCCTGGTCGCGAAGGAGAAGGTGATCGGCGTTCTGGGCGTCGACAACAAGATGAGCCATCGCCCGCTTTCGAAGGAAAACGTCGAAGCCATGGAGAGCTTCGCCTACAAGATGGCCTCGCTCATCGACAACACGCTGCACCTGCAGGAGATCCAGAAGGCCGCGCAGGAGATGGAGAACCGGGACCGTCTCACGGGACTGTACAACCTGGCCTTCATGAAGAAACTGGCGGAAGAGCATATCGAAGCGGCGACGGGCAAAGGCGTCCCCTTCGCCATGACGATGGTGCACCTGACGAATTTCAAGGAATACAACGAGTCGAACGGCTACAAGCGGGGCGATTTCGTGCTCCAGAAGACGGCCGAGTTTCTGAAGAGCCAGGAAGTCATGGGAGTCATCCCCGGCCGCTGTTTCGGCGCCAATTACATCGTCCTTTGCCCCGGGAAAAACGAGGAGCAGGCGAAGTACCTCGCCGATTTGTTTCTCAGGGAGTTCAACCAGTTCTCCTTCTACGGCGAGAAGCGGCTGGGAGACGGCAAGATGATCGCCAAGGTTTCGACGGTAGAGTACGTCCGCGAATCGGGAAAGACGTTCGACGAGTTTTTCGCGGAACTCGAGTCCGTGTGACGGAATATACGGTATGACCGGCGCGCCCCGCTTCATTCTTTTCGACCCGACGGGACAGGGGTGGCCGGGCGTCTCTCTTCCGCAGGTGGCGTTCGCCGGAAAATCGAACGTGGGGAAATCCTCCCTTCTCAACGCGCTCGCGGGACGCAGGCGGCTTGCGCACGTAAGCAAGACCCCCGGCCGGACGCGGGGCATCGCATTTTTCGAGGTGGAAGGGAAGTTCGCCTTCGTCGATCTTCCCGGGTACGGCTACGCGAAGGTTTCCCGCGAGGAACGGAATGCCTGGAAGGCGCTGGTGGAGGGGTATTTTTCCGGCTGCCGCCTTTTGCGCAAGGTGTACCTGCTGGTCGACGTCCGGCGGGGGCCGGGGGAAGACGAGAGGATGATTTCCGGGTACCTGGCGGACCTTTCCATTCCTTACCGGTGGGTGGGAACCAAGATCGATACGATCAAATCGGGAGGCCGGGCCGAGGCTGCCGCAAGGTTCCACGGGGCCGAGTGGCTGGAGAGGGGAGGCCCGCCGGCCCTGGTTTCCGCCAAAACGCGCGAGGGTATCGACGCACTATGGAGGGACATACGGTCCTCTTTTTCCGCTTGATTGTTTGCACGAAAAGGGGTATTGTCTTTCCGTTTTATTACCGGCCGGACCCTGCCGATATGTTCGCAAATCTCAATTAAGTCCGCCGTACGTCATCGGGGGACGCGGAGGGTACACCTTGTTTCCCATCGTGGAAAGCCGAGAAATCGCCAAGAACGTCATTTTCCAACGTATCCAGGCCCCCCGGATCGCCCGCAAGCGGAAGGCGGGTCAGTTCCTCATCGTCCGGAGAGGCGAGCTCAGCGAGCGCATCCCGCTCACCATCGTGGGATCCGACCCCGCCGACGGCACGGTGACGATCATCTTCCAGGTGGTGGGTAAATCCACTGCGGAGCTTGCCACACTGAAAGCCGGGGATATGCTTCAGGACGTCGTCGGGCCGCTCGGCCTTGCCACTCACGTCGAGAATCTCGGCACCATCGTGGGGATCGGCGGTGGGATCGGGACGGCACCCCTTCTTCCGAT encodes:
- a CDS encoding YihA family ribosome biogenesis GTP-binding protein yields the protein MTGAPRFILFDPTGQGWPGVSLPQVAFAGKSNVGKSSLLNALAGRRRLAHVSKTPGRTRGIAFFEVEGKFAFVDLPGYGYAKVSREERNAWKALVEGYFSGCRLLRKVYLLVDVRRGPGEDERMISGYLADLSIPYRWVGTKIDTIKSGGRAEAAARFHGAEWLERGGPPALVSAKTREGIDALWRDIRSSFSA
- a CDS encoding diguanylate cyclase, producing the protein MSLLRRPARGGGEVSPAKTNLSLEFKLIMASMVLALLTIGLGGVAVYKVSEDAIKVDAQRNARLLASQLATIRGTGAEAVRPLHDLLESAKVETFGASWVMDRNGFLVAHMAPKFRNLVEAQTYIGDTVVELHAAEQPIQQLGEKNIMHRVKLQELIEKFDGGFGTYHFLGENKILAFRVMKDRGWLVAVDQPISTAFSELTRLKKVIVTTCIVISILVMAFSSFAVRMIIRPYYREQEKSNLRLEMMNQELEASRRKLEKAGDSLMRLYDLSIAMQYSGFLESHLPLVLGVAQERFEVDRILLMMPDAEGKFLRCAASVGNVFESEDKIFVPISLEGGGFARAYRSKRAVFWDGTEAVPEYLKFRPPYDKVRSLRSKAFAIFPLVAKEKVIGVLGVDNKMSHRPLSKENVEAMESFAYKMASLIDNTLHLQEIQKAAQEMENRDRLTGLYNLAFMKKLAEEHIEAATGKGVPFAMTMVHLTNFKEYNESNGYKRGDFVLQKTAEFLKSQEVMGVIPGRCFGANYIVLCPGKNEEQAKYLADLFLREFNQFSFYGEKRLGDGKMIAKVSTVEYVRESGKTFDEFFAELESV